From a single Arachis hypogaea cultivar Tifrunner chromosome 3, arahy.Tifrunner.gnm2.J5K5, whole genome shotgun sequence genomic region:
- the LOC112789688 gene encoding zeatin O-glucosyltransferase, which yields MASTGKTYDNNNVHNQNQVVVVMIPFPAQGHLNQLLHLSRLIISHNIPVHYVGTKSHNRQATLRVQGWEPTSISKLHFHDFEVPPFPSPPPNPNQQSMFPSHIIPSFYASSNLREPVASLLRSLSCLHERVVVIHDSLMSSVAQDASDIPNAENYTFQSVSAFCFALYLVLDLMQNNNPNIESFGVHITEAASLEGCFPEEIMDFITEQVKFFALSNGFIHNTSRAIEGPYMEMIEQFPGINKNIKHFALGPFNPLFPSKKSCKEKDIIIEWLDKQEPNSVIYISFGTTTSLTEQQIKEIATGLEQSKKKFIWVLRDADKGDIFDGQVRRYILPDGFEERIEGMGLVIRDWAPQLEILRHNSTGGFMSHCGWNSSMESITMGVPIAAWPMHSDQPRNMVLITQVLKIGLVVKDWAKRDELVTASEVENAVRTLMASKEGDEMRKTALKLRDAVLESMDEGGVSRREMDSFIAHISR from the coding sequence ATGGCTTCCACTGGCAAAACCTATGACAATAATAATGTTCATAATCAAAACCaagttgttgttgtgatgataCCTTTCCCAGCACAAGGCCACCTCAACCAGCTTCTCCATCTCTCACGCCTAATCATATCACACAACATACCCGTCCACTACGTTGGAACAAAATCACACAACCGCCAAGCCACACTTCGTGTTCAAGGTTGGGAACCAACCTCcatttccaaactccatttcCATGACTTTGAAGTCCCTCcttttccttctcctcctccaAACCCTAACCAACAAAGCATGTTCCCATCTCACATAATTCCTTCCTTTTACGCTTCCTCAAATCTTCGTGAGCCTGTGGCATCACTTCTTCGATCCCTTTCGTGTCTGCACGAAAGGGTGGTAGTGATCCACGACTCGCTAATGTCGTCTGTGGCACAAGATGCCTCGGATATACCAAACGCAGAGAACTACACTTTTCAGAGTGTCTCTGCGTTTTGCTTTGCATTGTACCTTGTGCTGGATCTCATGCAAAACAATAATCCGAATATTGAAAGTTTTGGTGTTCATATTACCGAAGCTGCTTCTTTAGAAGGATGCTTCCCGGAAGAAATAATGGACTTCATTACAGAACAAGTCAAATTCTTTGCATTGAGTAATGGGTTCATCCACAACACAAGCAGAGCCATTGAAGGTCCTTATATGGAGATGATAGAACAGTTCCCTGGCATCAACAAAAATATTAAGCATTTTGCTCTGGGGCCATTCAACCCTTTATTCCCCAGCAAGAAAAGTTGCAAGGAAAAGGACATCATAATTGAGTGGCTTGATAAGCAAGAACCAAATTCAGTTATATACATCTCTTTTGGGACAACAACATCATTGACGGAGCAACAAATCAAAGAGATTGCAACTGGGTTGGAACAGAGCAAGAAGAAGTTCATATGGGTGCTGAGAGATGCAGACAAAGGGGACATTTTCGATGGCCAAGTCAGGAGATACATTCTCCCTGACGGATTTGAAGAGAGAATTGAAGGGATGGGGTTGGTTATAAGAGATTGGGCTCCACAATTGGAGATTCTAAGGCACAATTCAACCGGAGGATTTATGAGTCACTGTGGATGGAACTCTTCCATGGAGAGCATAACAATGGGGGTGCCAATTGCGGCATGGCCTATGCACTCTGACCAACCAAGGAACATGGTTTTGATAACCCAAGTGTTGAAGATTGGTTTGGTTGTTAAGGATTGGGCCAAAAGGGATGAGTTGGTTACTGCTTCCGAGGTTGAGAATGCTGTGAGAACTTTGATGGCATCAAAGGAAGGTGATGAGATGAGAAAGACGGCATTGAAGCTGAGAGATGCCGTTCTTGAATCCATGGATGAAGGTGGGGTTTCAAGACGGGAAATGGATTCCTTCATTGCTCATATCTCCAGATAA
- the LOC112769714 gene encoding derlin-1 isoform X3 produces MSTPADYYRSLPPVSKTYGVLCLMTSAAYYLQLYDAKNIALFYGLVFKRLQIWRLITNFFFLGPFSFPFAIRLIMIAKYGVSLERGPFDKRTADYVWMFIFGALSLLGFYLPWALLALDLIFGSPIKPNILGMLAGHLYYFLSVLHPLAGGKIKFKTPLWVHKIVAYWGEGTQVNAPVQSNPSSGIVFKGRSHRLGGSQATSNTKGNDNNNNASSSQQQNHDKGDNGIAFRGRSYRLNE; encoded by the exons atgTCTACTCCAGCAGA TTACTACCGTTCTCTACCACCTGTCAGTAAGACCTATGGAGTGTTATGTTTGATGACCAGTGCTGCATATTATCTGCAATTATATGATGCAAAGAACATAGCACTCTTTTATGGACTTGTATTTAAACGCCTTCAG ATTTGGAGGCTTATCACAAATTTCTTCTTTCTTGGACCGTTTTCATTTCCATTTGCAATTCGACTTATAATGAT AGCAAAATATGGAGTTTCGTTGGAAAGAGGACCCTTTGATAAACGTACTGCAGACTATGTTTGGATGTTCATATTTGGTGCACTCTCGCTTTTG GGTTTTTACCTTCCATGGGCACTACTAGCTCTAGACTTAATATTTGGAAGTCCTATAAAACCAAATATTTTAGGGATGCTTGCAGGACACCTATATTACTTCTTATCAGTACTTCATCCTCTTGCTGGTGGGAAAATCAAGTTCAAAACCCCTCTCTGGGT ACACAAAATAGTGGCATATTGGGGAGAGGGTACCCAAGTGAATGCTCCAGTGCAATCTAATCCATCATCTGGAATTGTATTCAAAGGAAGAAGTCACCGACTTGGGGGGTCTCAAGCAACAAGTAACACTAAAGGGaatgataataacaataatgCTTCCTCTTCTCAGCAACAAAATCATGATAAGGGAGATAATGGGATTGCCTTTCGTGGTAGAAGTTATCGCTTGAATGAATGA
- the LOC112769714 gene encoding derlin-1 isoform X2: MTSAAYYLQLYDAKNIALFYGLVFKRLQIWRLITNFFFLGPFSFPFAIRLIMIAKYGVSLERGPFDKRTADYVWMFIFGALSLLVITFVPFFRVRFLGVSIVYMITYVWSREFPNARINIYGVVSLKGFYLPWALLALDLIFGSPIKPNILGMLAGHLYYFLSVLHPLAGGKIKFKTPLWVHKIVAYWGEGTQVNAPVQSNPSSGIVFKGRSHRLGGSQATSNTKGNDNNNNASSSQQQNHDKGDNGIAFRGRSYRLNE; encoded by the exons ATGACCAGTGCTGCATATTATCTGCAATTATATGATGCAAAGAACATAGCACTCTTTTATGGACTTGTATTTAAACGCCTTCAG ATTTGGAGGCTTATCACAAATTTCTTCTTTCTTGGACCGTTTTCATTTCCATTTGCAATTCGACTTATAATGAT AGCAAAATATGGAGTTTCGTTGGAAAGAGGACCCTTTGATAAACGTACTGCAGACTATGTTTGGATGTTCATATTTGGTGCACTCTCGCTTTTG GTGATCACTTTTGTGCCATTTTTCCGGGTTCGATTCTTGGGAGTATCTATAGTTTACATGATCACTTACGTTTGGAGCCGTGAGTTTCCAAATGCGAGAATCAATATTTATGGTGTTGTATCATTGAAg GGTTTTTACCTTCCATGGGCACTACTAGCTCTAGACTTAATATTTGGAAGTCCTATAAAACCAAATATTTTAGGGATGCTTGCAGGACACCTATATTACTTCTTATCAGTACTTCATCCTCTTGCTGGTGGGAAAATCAAGTTCAAAACCCCTCTCTGGGT ACACAAAATAGTGGCATATTGGGGAGAGGGTACCCAAGTGAATGCTCCAGTGCAATCTAATCCATCATCTGGAATTGTATTCAAAGGAAGAAGTCACCGACTTGGGGGGTCTCAAGCAACAAGTAACACTAAAGGGaatgataataacaataatgCTTCCTCTTCTCAGCAACAAAATCATGATAAGGGAGATAATGGGATTGCCTTTCGTGGTAGAAGTTATCGCTTGAATGAATGA
- the LOC112769714 gene encoding derlin-1 isoform X1: MSTPADYYRSLPPVSKTYGVLCLMTSAAYYLQLYDAKNIALFYGLVFKRLQIWRLITNFFFLGPFSFPFAIRLIMIAKYGVSLERGPFDKRTADYVWMFIFGALSLLVITFVPFFRVRFLGVSIVYMITYVWSREFPNARINIYGVVSLKGFYLPWALLALDLIFGSPIKPNILGMLAGHLYYFLSVLHPLAGGKIKFKTPLWVHKIVAYWGEGTQVNAPVQSNPSSGIVFKGRSHRLGGSQATSNTKGNDNNNNASSSQQQNHDKGDNGIAFRGRSYRLNE; this comes from the exons atgTCTACTCCAGCAGA TTACTACCGTTCTCTACCACCTGTCAGTAAGACCTATGGAGTGTTATGTTTGATGACCAGTGCTGCATATTATCTGCAATTATATGATGCAAAGAACATAGCACTCTTTTATGGACTTGTATTTAAACGCCTTCAG ATTTGGAGGCTTATCACAAATTTCTTCTTTCTTGGACCGTTTTCATTTCCATTTGCAATTCGACTTATAATGAT AGCAAAATATGGAGTTTCGTTGGAAAGAGGACCCTTTGATAAACGTACTGCAGACTATGTTTGGATGTTCATATTTGGTGCACTCTCGCTTTTG GTGATCACTTTTGTGCCATTTTTCCGGGTTCGATTCTTGGGAGTATCTATAGTTTACATGATCACTTACGTTTGGAGCCGTGAGTTTCCAAATGCGAGAATCAATATTTATGGTGTTGTATCATTGAAg GGTTTTTACCTTCCATGGGCACTACTAGCTCTAGACTTAATATTTGGAAGTCCTATAAAACCAAATATTTTAGGGATGCTTGCAGGACACCTATATTACTTCTTATCAGTACTTCATCCTCTTGCTGGTGGGAAAATCAAGTTCAAAACCCCTCTCTGGGT ACACAAAATAGTGGCATATTGGGGAGAGGGTACCCAAGTGAATGCTCCAGTGCAATCTAATCCATCATCTGGAATTGTATTCAAAGGAAGAAGTCACCGACTTGGGGGGTCTCAAGCAACAAGTAACACTAAAGGGaatgataataacaataatgCTTCCTCTTCTCAGCAACAAAATCATGATAAGGGAGATAATGGGATTGCCTTTCGTGGTAGAAGTTATCGCTTGAATGAATGA